Part of the Quercus robur chromosome 5, dhQueRobu3.1, whole genome shotgun sequence genome, TGGCACATTTCTGTTTGTATTTAGTTTGGATGGTTTCAATTTAGattcaagcttaatgaaagAAGATAAGAAATCTAACAAGGCCTCAGAAAGCAAAGGAATTGCTTCAGAGAGAAGTCAGTGTCAAGGTTCTAAATTAAACCTGACTGAAGGTAATGGTAGCTGTGATGAGTCAAGCTTAATGAATGAAGATAAGAATTCTTACAAAACCTCAGATAGCAAAGGAGTTGCTTTAGACCTGACTGAAGGTAATGGTAGGTATGATGATAGCTCTAGCATGAAAGTTCCAGCAACCAAAAGTGCAGTCACTTCAAAGGTTGAGACTTTAATTGGTGGTCAAGGGGAATTTAATTCCTTCAATGATGATTCTGCTTCAAAATCTGAAACCTTTGAAAATTTGGTTCTGACACATGGGGGAAGAACTTCTCCAGGGAAAACAATAATGATGAGTGCAGAAGAAACTGATCAACAAATTTGCTCATCTCAGAAGTCAATGTTCACAGAACCATCTTCTCAGCTGGTCAAAGATGATATACCTGTCAAACCTGTACATGACAATGAATCAAATCAACACACTCTTTTGGATTTTTCAAAAGTACAGACACAAATTTCTTCATTgggcacaaaagaaaaaactgcttCAGGTGGAGAGCAAACTGATGCTGACAAAATGATTTTTAGTATGGGATCTCATCATGAAGATTCAGCATGCAAGAATTCACCTCCAATGCACATCACTGCATCAGACAACAATGATGCTGAAAGGAATAAGACTGGTGGCAATGAACCAATCAGATTTATGGATGACATGGAACCAGCTGAATCAGCTGAACAAGATTTAGATATGGAAGACAACACCGTCACAAATATCTCAAGGCAAATGCCATATGACACCAAGGGGGTCAAAAAGAACGAGAGTTCAACTTCCAATCTTTCTTTGGCTCCATTGGACAGGTAAGAGAATTCAGAAATTTAGgaaagttctttttttaatgaattaagataatgagaaaccattCAGCACTAATCTTCTAAGATGGCTTCAagtgaaaatatcacaaaatgtACTACTTCTGTTAGAGAAACTGTATATGAAGCTTATAAATCTGGAAATTAGAAGGCCTTTTTGGTTTATAAGtttatatctatctatctatctatctatatatatgtaagttCTTTGGATTTGTCACGTATTCATGCATTCTGTTGAACAATATCTATTCCATTTTCATCCATTATGTTCATAATCTGTGATGATTAATCTTTGACACTGCATGTTAACTTTGAGGTTCCGTTTAGAGCACATGTTTTGTTTACTTGATGCAGGGTAGTTGATACGAGGACACTGgtgaaaggaaaagaagatggagACATCCACTCTATTTCTTGTAAGAGGCCAGAGGAAACTGGACCTAAAGATCATCAGCCATCTGGGACAAAGTTTCCCTCAATTGGCAGCAAAAGAGTTGGGGCCATGCATCTATCTCCTTCCAGTGAAAAAGTGTGAGTAATGCTTTATGTAACAATTGCTATTATTGGCCTTCAAATGATCGTCTATTTGATATATTCTGCAACAGGGAGGGCTTGAATGCTAATGATGCACAGACTGGAAGCAAATTGGTTCATACTACAATTTCAGTTGCTAGAGAATTAACAAAAGACCGACCTCTTTTGTTGGGAAgtgaaaataatgttaaaaatcTTAGTAAAATCAGGTGAGGCATCTGTACCAGATAGTTCCATTTTCAGATAAAGCTTCTACACTTGGCATTATGTTAAACATTTGTCCCTCCAGATTAGATCATTTAAGAactgtaaaaagaaaaagttcccCTATTGAAGATCAAATGACAATGCCCCTCACAATCTTTAACAGGGAGGGCATAAATTCTGATAATGTAACAATTGGGAGCAAGCTGATTGAGAATTTACGGCCACAAGacaaagaagtaaaaaaaggTGAATTTGTTTTGCTAGGAAGTGAAAAGAGCGTTAAAGACCATCATTCTTTGAGGTAAGCTATCTAtactttatttaactattttatatacatacatacattcatatatatatatatatatatatatatcatcttgTAATTAAGCTTTGCTGTTTGACTTTATGTTGAAGTTCTTTATATCAGAGGTACATTACTTTGAGCTTTGAGTTGGGTTGTTTGGTCATTCAACAACTGAAATATCAATTGCTTCAAATAGGATTTTCCTAAGTGTTTTAGctgaaatatcaatttctttacATAGGATTTTCCTAAGTGATTTAGAGCTTTAAAAGTTCCCTTTGTTTGTCCCATCCATGTAACGTAAGAGAACTCTTTTGTTGGTTGTATTTCAGTCACTGTGGAAAGTAATATCAATTCATGCATAAATGCTTAAGAACCTTTGTGACAATGCCTATTAAAGATGAAATTTGGCATGCTTATACGATTATTATTGTCTATTGATGTCAACCTTGTGTTATTGATCTTAaatagagttaaaaaaaaaaaaaaactgtaaagtGTTTGGATAAGAAGATGAGGATCCTAAATGTAAAATTGATGAAGTAAAATGATGGAAAACTAATTATGGGTGGAACTGACAATGCAATATATATGCATATTGGCATATTTTTTAGATGTTTGtacatcatcatttttttgaaGGAATCTATGTTCAATACAAGTTTCCTCATTTAGTTGATTTTAGataatgatttttcaaaaagttacCCTGTTTTTTGGGACATGTGCTAATTATACTTCAGTCACTCCTCACTATATTCAACAGATAAAGTTCTTTGAAAAGCCTTGTTACCAtagattgtttttattttttggattttaatcttCTGTTTTGAACATGACTGCTTAGTCTCCTAATCTCTTTATGATAATGCTACTGTAGTAAGTTCTCTCAGACATATATTCTGTTCTGTAATCTTTTCATAAGACCTTATAGGGAAATATTATATTGTTGAGAGAATTTTGTGAATCTTTCCAGCCTAACTGGTAAGACAACTGAATGTGGTGCCCGGACAAGCGTGAATTCTAAACTTGTGCTTTCGAGCATGGAGTCAATGCGGCACTTGAAGAACGTTTCGGCTGAAAGGAATAAACTTTGCTCCATAAAAGCTGGCAAGAGGACACCTGATCTCTCTAGCATTAAAACTTCAAGGTATTATTCCCATATAGGTATAAGTCTTCTTTAATGGCTGCCTTACTATCTGAAAATAGTTTACTAGTCTTTAAATGATGTATGTCTTCAATGTAGGATTACAGAGGCAAACAAAGTTCTATCAAGTTCTATAAGTTGGAGAGAAATTAACTCCTTGGAAAAGtcagagaaaaaaatgaaagtacAGGGAAATATAGCATTGAAGACTGAGCGTTGTGTTGACAGTACTGAGAAACAGACGTCTCAGAGCCCATCCTTGAAAAGGAAAACATTTGaggttttatattattaagcCACTCCTTGTTATTCATAAAGATCTCTTGAAAATGATATCACAACAATAATGATCTCATATGAAGCTTCAGTAAGTTATAAGAAAATTATCATGACTTCCCATCACCAATATTGATAGGAAGCTACTTTGCAGGCATCAAATGCAGATTCAGTGTACTTAAAGCCTCTAAAACGCCTCTCTGCATCACCTAGTGAAAGCAGGTATGATTGTTCTATTGACAATAATATGTTCTAAACTTACTGGAATAACATGTGCTTTATCAAAAATCACCTGCAGCAATTCAAAATTACCTTTGGAAAGTGTCCTTGAAGAACAGGTAGATATCTATAGAGTTCGTTGGTTTATTTATCAACCCTAACTGCTGAACTTTATATGAAAACATATAGATGGTTGAAGCCTTATTAGGTGAACATAAGTTGCTTCACTTTCCTTTACATGTGCTCCAGGTTTGCATTCATGGGATTCAGGCAGAGAGTAGTGCAAAGCATGTCTTTACTGACCACCGGACCTCTGGACTTGAATGTGCTCGAGAGGTGAACATGATGGACTTGGAAATTCCTTTAGTTATGGAGAATGATGGAAATGTTGAGAAGGCTGAGGCATATACGAAGGATCTTGATGATGTGAGTAAACTAGGATTTATTTATTAGATATTAAGTGATTCATATAGGCTTCACACAATAGTTGCTCATCAAACCATGAACTTGACAGTCTCTCAAACCTGTATGTGACTTTGAAACTGTGAACCTGAAACTTGAAAAGGACTTGCAGTTGTTAAATTGTAGAGGTACACATCTTCATTTAGTGAAATGCTGACTTTGAGATTCCCAATGACCAAAAAATTCTTTCCAATTCAAACCAACATAGCACTAATGACCCTCCCTGGGTCAAAGTTTGGACTTTGTCTTTACAAGGAGGATGTAATCAGCCCAAAACTTGCAACTGATGCAGGAgacttaaataaatatttaaattaatttttctagtCGTATGTAGTTTATTTTTAGGTCCTAGTATTTAAttaggtttatttttatttttaatttgtccTTATGTTTTCTATCTTGCAGATTTGCAACATGCTGAGAAAGAAGCATGAGGAAGCCAAAGAAATATTAGTTCGAGCTATTGTCAACAATAACAATTTGCTGATGCTTAACCATCCCATCTATGACGAGAAGATATCCTTACTTTCTCTGATGttaagttctttttttctttgttcggTTTTTATTGTGTTGGAAATTCCTTCATAATTGAGAACATCCGTAAGATTCAGAGTTTCGCTTCCCAACTGATGTCCAAGGAGCTTCAAGCATGATCAGTGGGTGGCAGCAACAGTTTTCATATTAAGGTTTGTGTAAGGCATTTTCTGGCTGACTTAGCCTAATTTTCTCATCCACCGGAttgcacatttttatttttgtatagcTAAATTAAAGTAGACGAGTTTGTATTCTTGTGTTAATTTCAGGGAAAGGCTAGATGTTCTCTTTCATCATGGCTAAGTGGTGACGGCACGGTTGGACACTCACGTGTGATGCTTCATAGGTTGAATTGGATTTATCATTTGAACTGCCTACTTGCAAATATTCTCAAGCTGATTTCTTGTCAGCTCATGCATGAGCAATACCATTTctgataaataaataaggcTAATTGTTAGTAAACACATTGTTGCACACACTGTACACAAATTATTTCTTGAactgaaattgtgttttgaagtcaagatttgagttttaaaatttttgaattgaaattgtgaCTTCAAGACATGTTTTCAGTTCAAAAACTgaattgtgtattttttgtgtgtaataGAGCAATGTGTAATAAATACTGCCCAATAGATAATAACCATGATTTGAATGCTTACAAGGTACCtattctttgtctctctctcttgttttttggtgggtttgtcACATGTTTTGCCTTGTGGTTGGGGCCAATTTGATCCAAGTTCAATTCtccctaaaatataaaaatttaaaatttaacaaaaatggcATGGAAGTGAACAGAAGCGAGCTGAGGTCCAGTTGGTTTGTAATTACTTGATAGCAATTTCAAGCAAccgcataattttttttctcgtGTACAAGACTGCAAGTTCATAAATGTTAAATCTCACAGCGTGCAATTTATTACAACATTCATACAAGTTGATAGCGGTCACGTTCTGAAAACAATTTGTATGCAAAAACGAAGCATGTCatacaatacatatatatatatatatatatatatatatatatatatatatataatttgaaactTTAGTAAGAGTGTTTTTGGTTTCATTGAAATCACcctgttttttagttttcatttcttGTTTTCTGTGGGTCCCACCACctcaatgtttgtttggtttcaatttttgttcCTAGTTTTTTTGGAACTCTTCACCCAAAAGAGTGAGAATGAGATtatgagaacaaaaaaagagaataacattttggagttttcaaaaatttgagaaCCGACTTaagtaaaattttcataataaaatggACATAATGGTAACCCACACAACACGTGCCTTTAATTGAGCCCAGTgactcttttcttcctttttacttcaatctctctctctctcatgctaGATCGCTAGCTTGCTATGTTGGTGGTCGCACTAGATGAtgggtgcttttttttttttttttggttgtgtggCTGTTGGTGTTGTTGATGGTGGAGGGGGGTTCTGGGTTAGCTATTGGTGGTGATGCGTTATTAGTTGTTGCTGAATTTGCTACGTTGTCCTTGTAGATTATGCCAAAGTGATGAAGAAGCTCAATTTTTGTGGTTAAAACATTGGGCTTCCACAGTAGGTGATGCCAATTTCCTGGACTTTAAAGAGGGAAAAATTCACCTCCAACTTTTTGCCTTTTCGTGCTCTCCTCCTATTGCTTGCATTTCAATCCCGTAATCAAGTAGGTTGTAGAGTAGGGGTGGAGTTGTTTTTCGGTTGGTGTGTGTGTGGTTTTATATTCCTGCTATGATAGATGATATTGGTGTGGCGGTGAATTTTTAATTGGAAGATAATAGGGGAAAAAACACGCGAGACCAAAAATTGATGCCAAGCAAATGTGAGTGGTTTTTTGAGTTGTGAAAATGAGTTACGAGAACTaagttttgaaaatgaaaattgagaacaaaacgTTGAGGAACCAAACAAAGCCCAACTTGTTAAGAAAGATGGGTCATCAATGATGATTAAACACactccaacatttttttttttttgtgaaacaaTTTAGAATTGGCACACAATTTTAGGGGCTTTCTCGAGGGTGTGAGAAAGAGCAAGGAACCTATGCtggtttttttcttccttaaattattttctcttgAGTGAATCTTTTATTAAGCTACAATTTTGGGGCCTTTTTAAATGGAGGCTTTGGGCTATAGCAAGTGACTTAACCCTACTTTCGATTATAGGTGGATCCGTCAAGGTGGTGTTAGAATTCTACAATTGTGTCAGTTTCCTCTATGTTCCCATGCGTGTCTAAAATACTAATTTTCACATGTTTTTGTGAGCACAAATTCTTGGTTGATTTACAGACAACGATCTTGGAGACTTGTGAATTCTAAGAATGAACTCAAACTAATGTTGGAAACCCTTACTTGATTTATTCCATACAGTCAGCAGTGTGCTCTTTGGTTCTTATCACCATTAGTATTAATTTTGTTCCACCAAATTTCATGGCATTCATTTCACTTTTGGTGGCAACTATGAAACAAAAAAGTTCAGCTTAAAAAACATAAGGGGAAACGCATAGATTAAGAACTTTGTGATAAATGTAGGAGGGCACTGGGCATTGCCGGTTCGCCAATCTTGTGAGCAACATTAGATTTTGAAGATCGCAGAAGCCAATAAGCACCGGAGCTGAACTTAAATAGACTAAAGGGAAGCATATTTAAGAGAATTTTCATTGGCTTAAAATATTCTAGGAATATATTGCTGAATTTTTAGGGACTATTtgaatactgcttattttgttgaaaactgaaaacttattgctgaaaacattttagtaaaataatttttaaaacacaaaacactgtagcaatgaGTGATTACTGCATTTTTCATGGGTTTGGTGGTccatgaatagtgccgtgggaccccaAAAAAAACGTAAAACGCAACTTAATTGCTGGGCAAACGCACACTTAGTATAATGGAATCACATTAGTAGAGATGGAGTTAGGACTTGAAGTTATGGCGGGTCGCTCTGACCGTTGGCTTTGCTGCTTCTTAGCTACcgagatttttatttatttatttatttatttttattcagtTTTTGATGTGTGCGTCTTCTGCTAGGTAAagacaattattttatttaattttttttgaagggctagttgtttgttttgagtaaaattggttaattaggcttaaatatttttacctttactattaataatttttgttattcctctaatttttttgggcatgaatattttgttttagattttaaatctataaattttttttaatggcctttaAATGAGGAAAATCTtagaattacaaatttttttacaaattgctaatatggtgagtgattattgacaagtaaaaaagtgatgtaagaAGTAAGTTCAAATgtgaaccaataaaaatttgtacatAACAGTTTGTAATAGTGTTATAgataagttaataaaaaaatttgggagggggggggggggtgtggggcgGTAGTCAATATATATAGTGGTCTTAGTTTCGTACAAAATCGTGTTTAGTCCATTGTGTATTGGAAGTTCCATTTTTTCCActtgaattaattaatataagaaTGGTATcagtatatacatatataacacCGTGCAGGTTGTGTATCTACAACTACAAGCTAGCCTAGCAATTTCGAAACCTAGAgattaaaaatggtaaaaatggATAGGTTGAGATTTTGCATGTGCCTTACACTgctatttcttttgtttttgaggtCCGAAACTCGGTCTCTTAATCCAAACATGGATGGAAGCAATCAATCCAGGTCAATCCCAGCATTGGTCAAAGGTGCTAATAAGGAACTCCTTAACTGTGATATCAAAAAT contains:
- the LOC126726149 gene encoding uncharacterized protein At4g18490-like isoform X1; translation: MAESQKGTSSIKSKEKTSLLDDEIGNEFLSSWKSMSVTEDDAMDFNFDTVPKGKKKAFNFEKMDMDFNLDGDFDKLSSFKVDMSDLDFSCSPKKTAKPKGSTGEERSSGNNKGKKDGFNFSFDFSDLDGFNLDSSLMKEDKKSNKASESKGIASERSQCQGSKLNLTEGNGSCDESSLMNEDKNSYKTSDSKGVALDLTEGNGRYDDSSSMKVPATKSAVTSKVETLIGGQGEFNSFNDDSASKSETFENLVLTHGGRTSPGKTIMMSAEETDQQICSSQKSMFTEPSSQLVKDDIPVKPVHDNESNQHTLLDFSKVQTQISSLGTKEKTASGGEQTDADKMIFSMGSHHEDSACKNSPPMHITASDNNDAERNKTGGNEPIRFMDDMEPAESAEQDLDMEDNTVTNISRQMPYDTKGVKKNESSTSNLSLAPLDRVVDTRTLVKGKEDGDIHSISCKRPEETGPKDHQPSGTKFPSIGSKRVGAMHLSPSSEKVEGLNANDAQTGSKLVHTTISVARELTKDRPLLLGSENNVKNLSKIREGINSDNVTIGSKLIENLRPQDKEVKKGEFVLLGSEKSVKDHHSLSLTGKTTECGARTSVNSKLVLSSMESMRHLKNVSAERNKLCSIKAGKRTPDLSSIKTSRITEANKVLSSSISWREINSLEKSEKKMKVQGNIALKTERCVDSTEKQTSQSPSLKRKTFEASNADSVYLKPLKRLSASPSESSNSKLPLESVLEEQVCIHGIQAESSAKHVFTDHRTSGLECAREVNMMDLEIPLVMENDGNVEKAEAYTKDLDDICNMLRKKHEEAKEILVRAIVNNNNLLMLNHPIYDEKIRKIQSFASQLMSKELQA